Proteins found in one Terribacillus sp. DMT04 genomic segment:
- the nusA gene encoding transcription termination factor NusA, translating to MSSELFDAINYLEKEKGINKDVLIEALEAALISAYKKNFKSATNVRVDLNETTGSMKVFARKDVVEEVEDSQLQMTLDEARAVSGTYDIGDVVEIEVTPKDFGRIAAQAAKQVVTQRVREAERGVIFSEYADREEDVMTGIVSRNDPRFIYVDLGKIEAKLPESEQMTTEKYDIHDRLKVFVTKVENTNKGPSIFVSRTHPGLLKRLFEMEVPEIYDGTVEIRSVAREAGDRSKISVYASQPEVDPVGSCVGQRGQRVQAIVNELKGEKIDIVEWSEDPVEYVSNALSPSKVIQVLVDEEEKATTVIVPDYQLSLAIGKRGQNARLAAKLTGWKIDIKSETEARDLGILTVQDTEADDFDDFDEDTY from the coding sequence GTGAGCAGCGAGCTTTTTGATGCCATTAATTATTTGGAGAAAGAGAAGGGGATTAATAAAGACGTCCTGATTGAAGCGCTGGAAGCAGCCTTGATCTCCGCTTATAAAAAGAATTTCAAATCTGCTACAAATGTACGTGTTGATTTGAATGAAACTACTGGTTCTATGAAAGTCTTTGCGCGCAAGGATGTTGTCGAAGAAGTCGAGGACAGCCAGCTGCAGATGACATTAGATGAAGCTCGTGCCGTTTCCGGTACATACGATATCGGTGACGTTGTTGAGATCGAAGTAACACCAAAAGACTTCGGACGAATTGCAGCGCAAGCAGCTAAACAAGTGGTAACACAGCGTGTGCGTGAAGCAGAACGCGGCGTCATCTTCAGTGAATATGCAGATCGTGAAGAAGATGTTATGACGGGAATTGTTTCCCGAAATGATCCGCGATTCATCTATGTAGATTTAGGCAAGATTGAAGCGAAATTGCCTGAGAGCGAACAGATGACGACGGAAAAATACGATATTCATGACCGCTTAAAGGTATTTGTAACAAAAGTGGAGAACACGAACAAGGGACCAAGTATCTTTGTGTCACGGACACACCCGGGTCTTTTGAAGCGATTGTTTGAAATGGAAGTGCCGGAGATTTATGATGGTACTGTGGAGATTCGCTCCGTAGCTCGAGAAGCTGGTGACCGTTCCAAGATTTCTGTCTATGCATCTCAGCCGGAAGTTGATCCAGTCGGTTCTTGCGTTGGCCAGCGAGGTCAGCGTGTACAAGCAATTGTAAATGAACTAAAAGGCGAAAAAATTGATATTGTCGAGTGGTCTGAAGATCCAGTCGAGTATGTATCCAATGCATTAAGCCCTTCTAAAGTTATCCAAGTATTAGTGGATGAAGAAGAAAAAGCGACGACGGTCATCGTACCAGATTATCAGCTTAGCCTGGCAATCGGTAAACGCGGTCAGAACGCCCGTCTGGCAGCAAAGCTGACTGGATGGAAAATCGATATTAAATCCGAGACAGAAGCTCGGGACCTCGGGATTTTGACAGTACAAGATACCGAAGCAGATGACTTCGATGACTTTGACGAAGACACATATTGA
- the rimP gene encoding ribosome maturation factor RimP, translating to MAANITEVTENYLQPIVEELQLELVDVEFVKEGKNWFLRVYVDKTEGIDIEECAVVSEKLSAILDENDPVDFPYFLEVSSPGAERPLKTKQAITKNIGKNVYVKLYEPIDNEKEYEGTLKAFEDDVLTLEVMVKARKKEVALPYEKIAKARLAVTFN from the coding sequence TTGGCAGCCAATATAACGGAAGTTACGGAAAATTATCTACAACCGATCGTGGAAGAGCTGCAGCTTGAGTTAGTCGATGTGGAATTCGTGAAAGAAGGAAAGAACTGGTTTTTGCGAGTGTATGTCGACAAAACAGAAGGCATCGATATCGAGGAATGCGCAGTAGTTTCAGAAAAATTAAGCGCCATTCTAGATGAAAATGATCCGGTTGATTTCCCATACTTTTTGGAGGTTTCTTCTCCAGGAGCGGAAAGACCGCTTAAAACAAAACAAGCAATTACAAAAAACATCGGCAAAAATGTATATGTAAAACTATATGAGCCGATTGATAACGAGAAAGAGTACGAAGGTACATTGAAAGCGTTCGAAGACGACGTTCTGACTTTAGAAGTCATGGTCAAAGCGAGAAAGAAGGAAGTGGCACTTCCTTACGAAAAAATCGCCAAGGCACGTCTGGCTGTAACGTTTAACTAA
- a CDS encoding ribosomal L7Ae/L30e/S12e/Gadd45 family protein: MSKNYLNLLGLAVRAGQCTFGEEAIVRDVQRQNAKLVIAASDIGPQTLKKLRNKTDFYNIAFLQVEEDREQLSQAVGKSGRVAIAVLDKGFADKLKSLLTESTRR, from the coding sequence ATGAGTAAAAATTATTTGAATTTGTTAGGGCTGGCTGTGCGTGCCGGACAGTGCACCTTTGGAGAAGAAGCCATTGTCCGTGATGTACAGCGACAGAATGCAAAGCTAGTAATAGCTGCCAGTGATATCGGTCCCCAAACCTTAAAGAAACTTCGCAACAAGACCGATTTTTACAACATTGCCTTTCTTCAGGTGGAGGAGGACCGGGAGCAATTATCACAAGCGGTTGGTAAATCCGGCAGAGTCGCAATTGCCGTCTTAGACAAAGGCTTTGCAGACAAATTGAAATCTTTGCTCACTGAATCCACTCGGAGGTGA
- the rnpM gene encoding RNase P modulator RnpM, with protein MKQKKVPLRKCVVSNEMKPKQELIRIVRNKEGEVFVDDTGKKNGRGAYVSKDALIIEKAKKQDTLARHLNTQIDDSIYEELERIAKGQQS; from the coding sequence ATGAAACAAAAGAAGGTTCCGCTTCGAAAATGTGTGGTTTCTAATGAAATGAAGCCGAAACAGGAATTGATCCGTATCGTCCGCAACAAAGAAGGCGAAGTATTCGTGGACGACACAGGCAAGAAGAACGGTCGCGGTGCGTATGTATCCAAGGATGCATTGATCATTGAAAAAGCGAAGAAACAAGACACGCTGGCGCGCCATCTAAATACACAGATCGATGATTCTATTTATGAAGAGCTTGAGCGAATCGCGAAAGGTCAGCAATCATGA
- a CDS encoding PolC-type DNA polymerase III: MSLTSNQKMDMLLDQIQLDEETITAHFKESQLEKLEVDPKSKTWHFHFKLANLLPPTIYKIFTTKLTDAFAHIAAVNWSITCVSNTLESAHIADYWQDFVLTYPQMSPAYKDLVQTQAPVVNGNKIMLTARNQAEASALKKRLEPAFQTYCQRIGASVYMLTVTVQEQNMEEITKFREQKALEDSLLVQKAMKDQEERAKKQDDVPQGPVMIGYAINDELTSMRDIQDEERRMAVQGYVFDVDIRELRSGRHLLIAKVTDYTDSFQIKMFSKGNNEDADRFKQLKKGMWIKARGSIQTDTFTNELTMMANDINEVTVRLREDKAAAGEKRVELHTHTLMSQMDAVTSASRLIETAARFGHDSVAITDHAVVQSYPEAYAAGKKNNIKVIYGMEANLVDDGVPIAYNTKDANLEQATYIVFDVETTGLSASYDKIIELAGVKFRDGEIVDRFERFANPHQKLSQTIIDLTGITDDMLVDAPEIDEVLQDFHTWMGDDILVAHNASFDMGFLNQGFKRIDLPKAENGVIDTLELARFLFPQLKNHRLNTLCKFLDIELTQHHRAIYDTEATGYLLWRLLKEAFKQEIMNHNQLNDYMGQGNAYQRSRPYHCTIYVQNEVGLKNMYKLVSMSHVDYFYRVPRIPRSKLVQHREGLIISSGCDKGEVFEAMMQKSKEEAAEAAAFYDVIEVQPPSNYYHLIEKELVQNEAHLYDIMRNLVELGDELDKPVIATGNVHYIEEHEKQYRNILIKSQNGNPLSRQTLPDVHFRTTPEMLESFHFLPFEKAKEIVVTNTQKVSAMMEDVKPVKEDLYTPNIDGAEDEMRQMSYDRAKSIYGDTLPDIVEKRIEKELKSIIGHGFAVIYLISHKLVKKSLEDGYLVGSRGSVGSSLVATLTDITEVNPLPPHYVCPSCKFNEFFDDGSVASGYDLPEKACPSCGESLNRDGQDIPFETFLGFKGDKVPDIDLNFSGTYQPQAHNYTKVLFGEDKVYRAGTIGTVAEKTAYGYVKGYASDNQLHIRNAEVDRLVQGCTGVKRTSGQHPGGIIVVPDDQDIYDFTPIQYPADDRNSEWRTTHFDFHSIHDNLLKLDILGHDDPTVIRMLQDLSGIDPKTIPTNDPEVMKIFSGPEALGVTAEQIMCKTGTLGVPEFGTRFVRQMLEDTNPSTFAELVQISGLSHGTDVWLGNAQELINKGICTLPEVIGCRDDIMVYLMHKGLDSSLAFKIMEFVRKGKGLQDEWIEEMKKNNVPDWYIDSCLKIKYMFPKAHAAAYVLMAVRIAYFKVHHPILFYAAYFSVRASDFELDTMVKGSDAIRQRINEINQKGNDASPKEKSLVTVLELSLEMCERGFHFQKVDLYKSSATDFLVDGNSLIPPFNAIDGLGTNAALNIVKVREDGEFLSKEDLRERSRISKTVLEYMDQHGCLEGMADQNQLSLF; the protein is encoded by the coding sequence ATGAGTCTTACCAGCAATCAAAAAATGGACATGCTGCTAGATCAAATCCAGCTTGATGAAGAAACCATCACAGCTCATTTTAAAGAAAGTCAGCTGGAAAAATTGGAAGTTGATCCAAAGTCAAAAACATGGCATTTCCATTTTAAGCTGGCGAATCTGCTGCCACCAACTATATATAAGATTTTCACGACAAAACTGACTGATGCATTCGCGCATATCGCGGCGGTCAATTGGTCGATTACATGTGTCTCTAATACACTAGAGTCAGCTCATATTGCTGACTATTGGCAGGATTTTGTACTTACCTATCCGCAAATGTCACCAGCGTATAAGGATTTAGTCCAGACACAAGCGCCAGTAGTTAACGGTAATAAGATTATGTTAACTGCGAGAAATCAGGCAGAAGCAAGTGCACTGAAAAAACGCCTTGAACCTGCCTTTCAAACGTACTGTCAACGAATTGGCGCTAGTGTATATATGCTGACCGTCACTGTACAAGAGCAAAACATGGAAGAAATAACGAAATTCCGAGAACAAAAAGCTCTGGAAGACAGCTTGCTTGTACAAAAGGCGATGAAGGATCAAGAAGAACGTGCGAAGAAACAAGACGATGTTCCGCAAGGCCCGGTTATGATTGGATATGCGATAAATGATGAACTAACATCGATGCGTGATATACAAGATGAAGAACGGCGCATGGCTGTACAAGGGTATGTATTTGATGTAGATATTCGCGAATTGCGTTCCGGACGACACTTGCTTATTGCCAAAGTGACAGATTACACGGATAGCTTCCAAATCAAAATGTTCTCTAAAGGCAATAATGAAGACGCAGATCGATTCAAACAGCTCAAAAAAGGCATGTGGATCAAAGCACGCGGAAGTATTCAAACAGACACCTTCACCAATGAATTAACAATGATGGCAAATGATATCAATGAAGTCACTGTTCGTTTGCGTGAAGACAAAGCAGCAGCAGGAGAGAAGCGTGTGGAACTGCATACGCACACATTAATGAGTCAAATGGATGCTGTTACTTCTGCTAGCAGACTGATCGAGACAGCAGCCAGATTTGGTCACGATAGTGTTGCTATCACTGATCATGCTGTTGTACAAAGCTATCCGGAAGCGTATGCTGCCGGCAAAAAGAATAATATTAAAGTGATTTACGGCATGGAGGCCAATCTTGTCGATGATGGGGTTCCTATTGCATATAACACAAAAGACGCTAATTTAGAACAAGCAACGTATATTGTATTTGACGTGGAAACCACTGGTTTGTCAGCTTCTTATGACAAAATTATCGAATTAGCAGGTGTGAAATTCCGCGACGGAGAGATTGTAGACAGATTCGAGCGGTTTGCGAATCCACATCAAAAACTAAGCCAGACAATTATTGACCTGACTGGTATAACAGATGATATGCTCGTTGATGCTCCTGAAATTGATGAAGTTCTGCAAGATTTTCATACGTGGATGGGTGACGATATATTAGTTGCCCATAATGCTAGCTTTGATATGGGGTTCTTAAATCAAGGATTTAAACGAATCGACTTGCCAAAAGCAGAAAATGGTGTCATTGATACGCTCGAATTAGCTCGATTTCTATTCCCGCAGCTGAAGAATCACAGATTGAATACGTTATGTAAGTTCTTAGATATTGAACTGACACAGCATCACCGGGCGATTTATGATACAGAAGCGACAGGGTATTTGCTGTGGCGCTTGCTGAAGGAAGCGTTCAAACAAGAGATTATGAATCACAACCAGCTGAACGATTATATGGGTCAAGGAAATGCATATCAGCGTTCCCGTCCGTACCATTGCACCATTTATGTACAAAATGAGGTCGGCTTGAAAAACATGTACAAACTTGTGAGCATGTCGCATGTCGATTATTTCTATCGTGTGCCGCGTATTCCGCGCTCTAAGCTGGTACAGCATCGAGAAGGTTTAATCATTAGTTCCGGCTGTGATAAAGGCGAAGTGTTTGAAGCGATGATGCAAAAATCTAAGGAAGAAGCAGCAGAAGCAGCAGCTTTCTATGATGTGATTGAGGTTCAGCCGCCGTCCAATTATTATCATTTAATTGAGAAAGAGCTTGTGCAGAACGAAGCACATCTTTACGATATCATGCGCAATCTTGTTGAATTGGGCGATGAGTTAGACAAGCCAGTAATTGCAACAGGAAATGTGCATTATATAGAAGAACACGAAAAACAGTACCGAAATATCTTAATTAAATCTCAAAATGGTAACCCGCTCAGCAGACAGACTTTACCGGATGTACATTTCCGCACTACACCAGAAATGCTGGAAAGCTTTCATTTCCTTCCATTTGAAAAAGCAAAAGAAATCGTTGTAACGAACACACAGAAAGTTTCGGCAATGATGGAAGATGTGAAACCGGTAAAAGAAGATCTGTATACACCGAATATCGATGGTGCAGAGGATGAAATGCGCCAGATGAGTTATGACCGTGCAAAAAGTATCTATGGAGATACACTTCCGGACATCGTTGAAAAACGAATTGAGAAGGAATTGAAAAGTATTATTGGTCATGGTTTTGCTGTTATTTATTTAATTTCACATAAGCTCGTGAAAAAATCACTTGAAGATGGCTATCTTGTCGGCTCGCGTGGTTCTGTCGGCTCATCTTTGGTTGCAACGCTTACTGATATAACCGAAGTTAACCCGCTGCCGCCGCATTATGTGTGCCCAAGCTGCAAATTTAACGAGTTCTTTGATGATGGATCTGTAGCGAGCGGCTATGATTTGCCGGAAAAAGCTTGTCCTTCTTGCGGGGAATCACTCAATCGAGATGGCCAGGATATACCGTTTGAAACCTTCCTTGGATTTAAAGGTGATAAGGTTCCCGATATTGATTTGAACTTCTCAGGTACGTATCAGCCGCAAGCACATAACTATACAAAAGTATTATTCGGTGAGGACAAAGTGTATCGTGCCGGTACAATCGGTACGGTAGCTGAAAAGACGGCTTATGGTTATGTAAAAGGTTATGCGAGTGATAATCAGCTGCATATCCGAAATGCAGAAGTTGATCGCCTTGTGCAAGGCTGTACCGGTGTTAAAAGAACGTCAGGTCAGCATCCTGGGGGTATAATTGTTGTACCTGATGACCAAGATATATATGATTTCACACCGATTCAGTATCCGGCGGATGATCGGAACTCGGAATGGCGGACGACACACTTCGACTTCCACTCCATCCATGATAATCTGCTGAAGCTGGATATACTCGGACACGATGATCCGACCGTGATTCGTATGCTGCAGGATTTATCTGGTATTGATCCGAAAACAATACCGACAAATGATCCGGAGGTAATGAAAATCTTTTCCGGACCAGAGGCTTTAGGTGTAACGGCAGAACAAATAATGTGTAAAACAGGAACGCTTGGCGTGCCGGAATTTGGTACCCGATTTGTTCGGCAGATGCTAGAAGATACAAACCCTTCCACCTTTGCAGAACTTGTTCAGATATCTGGTTTGTCACATGGTACCGACGTATGGTTAGGCAACGCACAGGAACTAATTAATAAAGGTATTTGTACGCTGCCAGAGGTAATCGGCTGCCGTGATGACATCATGGTATATTTGATGCACAAAGGGCTGGATTCCTCGCTTGCATTTAAGATTATGGAGTTTGTTCGTAAAGGAAAAGGGCTGCAAGATGAATGGATCGAAGAAATGAAAAAGAATAATGTACCAGATTGGTACATTGATTCCTGTTTAAAGATCAAGTACATGTTCCCGAAAGCACACGCCGCGGCGTATGTGCTTATGGCAGTACGGATTGCCTATTTTAAAGTCCATCATCCGATACTTTTCTATGCAGCATACTTTAGTGTACGCGCCAGTGATTTTGAATTAGACACGATGGTCAAAGGTTCGGATGCTATTCGTCAGCGTATTAATGAAATTAATCAAAAAGGCAATGATGCTTCTCCAAAAGAGAAGAGTCTTGTTACGGTATTGGAATTGTCACTTGAGATGTGCGAACGCGGCTTCCATTTCCAAAAGGTAGACTTGTACAAATCCAGTGCCACTGATTTCCTTGTTGATGGAAACAGTCTTATTCCTCCATTCAATGCAATTGATGGGCTGGGCACAAACGCCGCTCTTAATATTGTAAAAGTGCGGGAAGATGGTGAGTTCTTGTCGAAGGAAGACTTGCGTGAACGCAGCAGAATCAGTAAAACCGTGTTGGAGTATATGGATCAGCATGGCTGTCTGGAAGGCATGGCAGACCAGAACCAGCTTTCGCTATTCTAA
- a CDS encoding proline--tRNA ligase — MRQSKTFIPTLREVPADAEAISHQLLVKGGYIRQTASGIYSYLPLGTKVLRKVEAIIREEMNRSGASEMLMPALQPAELWQETGRWKVYGPELMRMHDRNNRQFALGPTHEEVTTSLVRDELNSYKKLPLTVYQIQTKFRDEQRPRFGLLRGREFIMKDAYSFHADYESLDEAYQTMSNAYHRIFNRVGLNFRAVVADSGAMGGKDTHEFMALASVGEDTIAFSDTSDYAANIEMAEVLDQGHKPETEALPLEKVETPNVKTMQQAADFLGHTLEEGLKAVVFKVDEQLVMVIARGDHDINDIKVKNLYQAQMVELADEAEVKEILGAGFGSLGPIHVPEAIDVIADNSVKYVANVSCGANEDGYHFKNVNPERDFQVKQYADLRFIQAGDASPDGQGTIQFAEGIEIGQVFKLGEFYADKMQAKFLDEQGKAQNLIMGCYGIGVSRTLAAAVEQHSKDGAVVWPKAISPFQVHLISLNPKKDEQRELADRLYERLLEAGVDVLYDDRKERAGVKFADSDLIGIPVRVTVGKLAASGEVEVKFRDTEQEAVSHENNLLDQLAAYL; from the coding sequence ATGCGACAAAGTAAAACATTTATACCAACATTAAGAGAAGTTCCGGCTGATGCGGAAGCTATCAGCCATCAGCTTCTCGTTAAAGGCGGCTATATCCGTCAGACAGCCTCCGGAATATACAGCTACCTGCCGCTAGGTACGAAAGTGCTGCGTAAAGTGGAAGCCATCATTCGGGAAGAAATGAATCGATCAGGAGCAAGTGAGATGCTGATGCCGGCATTGCAGCCAGCAGAACTTTGGCAGGAAACAGGACGCTGGAAGGTGTACGGACCGGAACTAATGCGCATGCATGACCGAAATAACAGGCAGTTTGCGCTCGGACCGACACATGAGGAAGTCACAACTAGCTTAGTGCGTGATGAGCTGAACAGTTACAAAAAACTTCCGCTTACAGTTTACCAAATCCAAACAAAGTTCCGTGACGAACAGCGTCCGCGTTTTGGATTGCTTCGCGGCCGTGAATTTATCATGAAGGATGCTTATTCTTTCCATGCTGATTACGAAAGCCTGGATGAAGCTTATCAAACAATGTCTAATGCTTATCATCGCATCTTCAATCGTGTAGGGTTGAATTTCCGGGCAGTTGTTGCGGATTCTGGTGCTATGGGCGGAAAAGATACACATGAATTCATGGCGCTTGCATCTGTTGGGGAAGACACAATCGCCTTTAGTGATACGTCTGATTATGCTGCCAATATTGAAATGGCTGAAGTGCTTGATCAAGGGCATAAACCGGAAACAGAAGCGCTGCCTTTAGAAAAGGTAGAAACACCAAATGTAAAAACAATGCAGCAAGCTGCCGATTTTCTTGGGCATACATTAGAAGAAGGCTTAAAAGCCGTTGTCTTCAAAGTGGATGAACAGCTTGTCATGGTTATCGCTCGCGGCGACCATGATATTAATGATATTAAGGTGAAAAACCTGTATCAGGCGCAAATGGTTGAGCTTGCGGATGAAGCAGAAGTAAAAGAAATACTTGGCGCAGGTTTTGGATCGCTTGGACCAATTCATGTACCAGAAGCAATAGATGTTATTGCGGACAACAGTGTGAAGTATGTTGCGAACGTTTCATGCGGAGCCAATGAAGATGGCTACCATTTTAAAAACGTAAATCCAGAGCGTGACTTCCAAGTGAAGCAATATGCGGATCTGCGTTTCATCCAAGCTGGAGACGCTTCACCAGACGGTCAAGGCACTATCCAGTTTGCAGAAGGAATTGAAATTGGACAAGTGTTCAAACTTGGCGAATTTTATGCAGATAAAATGCAGGCGAAATTCCTTGATGAACAAGGAAAAGCACAGAACCTTATTATGGGTTGCTACGGAATCGGTGTTTCCCGTACACTTGCAGCAGCTGTTGAACAGCACAGCAAGGATGGAGCCGTTGTATGGCCGAAAGCAATCAGTCCATTCCAAGTACACCTGATCAGCTTGAATCCGAAAAAAGACGAACAGCGTGAGCTGGCAGACCGTCTTTATGAAAGATTACTTGAAGCTGGCGTCGATGTGTTGTACGATGATCGTAAGGAACGCGCCGGTGTCAAATTCGCTGATAGTGATTTGATTGGTATTCCAGTTCGCGTTACAGTAGGTAAACTAGCTGCAAGTGGCGAAGTGGAAGTGAAGTTCCGTGATACAGAACAAGAAGCAGTTTCACATGAAAATAATTTGCTAGATCAATTAGCTGCTTATCTATAA